A window of the Henckelia pumila isolate YLH828 chromosome 3, ASM3356847v2, whole genome shotgun sequence genome harbors these coding sequences:
- the LOC140889342 gene encoding uncharacterized protein → MPLNNILVCEIFDVWGIDFMGPFLVSVWYKFILLATDYVSKCVEALACRTNDSRVIVNFLKKYIFARYGTPRTIISNGGTHFCNRQFDNLLNKYGVNHKVATPYHRQTSGKVKVSNRELKRILEKTVTSNKKELSSKLDDALWAYCIAFKTPIGMSHFRLLYGKTCHLPVELEYKAYWATKFLNFNANATGAERMLQFNELDELRLYAYENAKLYKEKTKRWHDQNIIPREFEVLIDCSPSSSLVAATASSLLVNHRALVLAVLAHVYRRPSSPPFVAPAFLCHRLR, encoded by the exons ATGCCATTGAATAATATCTTGGTgtgtgagatatttgatgtgtggggtatagaTTTTATGGGGCCCTTTCTGGTGTCTGTCTGGTACAAATTTATTTTGCTGGCGACTGATTATGTCTCTAAGTGCGTAGAGGCACTTGCATGTCGCACTAATGATTCTAGGGTGATAGTGAATTTTCTTAAGAAATACATATTTGCACGATATGGTACACCTAGAACCATAATTAGTAATGGTGGCACTCACTTTTGTAATCGCCAATTTGACAATCTTTTGAACAAATATGGAGTAAATCAtaaggtggcaacaccttatcacCGTCAGACTAGTGGGAAAGTAAAAGTGTCAAATCGagaattaaaaagaattttggaaaaaactgtAACATCAAACAAAAAAGAATTGTCTAGTAAATTAGATGATGCTTTATGGGCTTATTGCATAGCATTTAAAACTCCTATAGGGATGTCTCAttttaggttgttatatggtaaaACATGTCATTTGCCTGTTGAATTAGAATACAAAGCTTATTGGGCCACAAAGTTTCTGAACTTCAATGCTAATGCTACAGGTGCGGAACGGATGCTGCAATTTAATGAGCTAGATGAGCTGAGATTGTATGCGTATGAGAATGCGAAActttacaaagaaaaaaccaAAAGATGGCATGATCAGAACATAATCCCCCGTGAGTTTGAA GTTCTCATTGATTGCAGCCCCTCCTCATCACTGGTCGCCGCCACTGCATCGTCCCTGCTCGTCAACCACCGAGCCCTTGTACTAGCAGTCCTTGCTCATGTCTACCGCCGCCCTTCTTCACCACCATTCGTCGCCCCGGCTTTTCTCTGCCACCGACTTCGTTAA